In Clupea harengus chromosome 1, Ch_v2.0.2, whole genome shotgun sequence, one DNA window encodes the following:
- the LOC105910908 gene encoding uncharacterized protein LOC105910908 isoform X1 gives MEPLNQSKVRHLQDALDLSMTCKKSHISSSSTETWCDLGTADPSPMGFSGVRAEHHISQPCPEISPQDVYAKPVLRTSCNANPRLGSQSRFNRHLPASHFPSAVYNCKAELPKKGNGGGRNCVNSRQEVQHPSSRPQRVDHQNGLNSHVPIPKADGKKAMGPIGHNSHQTNSSTPCVSKTISPSKSYKTAVESSIGTPPKLPLHNVSYRAITLQGHKVNPIHEKVMAKHITEVRHSSSPVCLDSDDSDVIEVPVSNCNKNTPNPQISTSQLLSACADSHESGQFLDSHTNTNTTASTGECGDDAVYVRTNEHSTSGAVAAQSPKPTSSNASSDGSTGDHQRATEANAQSTPKQQQKIESLAKQSKATPGKAPSGAIPPAKRRRKKHRQGPSSASSMFSPQEPEIKLKYASQSQKEEKRDSRADGNFCPYVHMELRESSACTVVNCQEEDEVMQKRRHKRSAPPLRPTQTSGVVPSTSCLRLGRLNADSRGRPMQTCCLCGWPANSMGLGDLHGPYLPSECNRASKQALSSLLDQRDPREVENTESTATSQGYLENSPGNPSKRPRRDWTTDACTDASPGLMVDRDSGEHWVHEDCSIWSAGVFLIKGRLYGLEEVLRLTEETVCSCCHKVGATLGCFFKGCCNKYHYPCALQSDCLLSEDNFSMRCPKHKVNKSSRPVTR, from the exons ATGGAACCTCTGAACCAGTCTAAAGTGAGGCATCTGCAAGATGCTTTGGACCTTTCAATGACTTGCAAAAAAAGCCACATTAGTTCAAGTTCCACTGAAACTTGGTGTGATCTTGGCACAGCTGACCCAAGTCCAATGGGTTTTTCAGGTGTCAGAGCAGAACATCATATTTCCCAGCCTTGTCCGGAGATTTCACCACAGGATGTTTATGCTAAACCTGTTCTTAGGACGTCATGTAATGCAAACCCTCGTTTGGGCTCCCAAAGCAGGTTCAACAGACACCTGCCTGCTTCTCATTTCCCCTCTGCAGTTTACAACTGCAAGGCAGAATTACCGAAGAAAGGAAATGGAGGTGGTCGGAATTGTGTTAATAGTCGTCAGGAAGTGCAGCACCCCTCAAGTAGACCTCAGAGAGTGGATCACCAAAATGGACTTAACAGCCATGTGCCAATCCCAAAGGCAGATGGGAAAAAAGCTATGGGCCCCATTGGACATAACAGTCATCAGACTAATTCTTCAACACCCTGTGTGTCCAAAACTATATCACCATCTAAGAGCTATAAGACTGCTGTTGAAAGTAGTATTGGTACTCCACCTAAGCTGCCATTGCATAATGTCTCATATCGAGCCATCACTTTGCAGGGTCACAAGGTCAACCCGATTCATGAAAAGGTCATGGCTAAGCACATTACTGAGGTCAGACATTCCTCCTCCCCTGTATGCCTCGACAGTGATGACAGTGATGTCATAGAGGTGCCTGTGTCCAACTGTAACAAAAACACCCCAAATCCTCAAATATCCACGAGCCAACTGCTATCAGCATGTGCTGACAGCCATGAAAGTGGACAGTTTCTTGatagccacacaaacacaaataccacCGCTTCTACAGGAGAATGTGGAGATGATGCCGTGTACGTTCGGACAAATGAACACTCTACCTCAGGTGCTGTTGCTGCACAGTCCCCAAAACCCACATCGAGCAATGCATCCTCTGACGGGAGCACTGGAGACCATCAGAGAGCAACGGAAGCGAACGCACAATCGACACcaaagcagcagcagaagatTGAAAGCCTTGCAAAGCAGTCCAAGGCCACGCCTGGCAAAGCCCCGTCCGGTGCCATCCCTCCTGCCAAGCGCAGACGGAAGAAGCACCGCCAGGGCccgtcctctgcctcctccatgTTCTCACCTCAGGAGCCAGAAATCAAGCTGAAGTACGCTAGCCAGAgccagaaggaggagaagagggacagCCGGGCGGACGGCAACTTCTGCCCCTACGTGCACATGGAGCTCAGGGAGTCTTCTGCCTGCACCGTGGTCAATTGCCAAGAGGAGGACGAGGTGATGCAGAAGAGGAGGCACAAACGCTCTGCTCCTCCGCTGAGGCCCACGCAGACCTCGGGGGTCGTCCCCAGTACCTCCTGCCTGCGCCTGGGCCGCCTGAACGCTGACAGCAGGGGGAGGCCCATGCAGACCTGCTGCCTGTGCGGCTGGCCTGCCAACAGCATGGGCCTGGGGGACTTGCACGGACCATACCTCCCCTCCGAATGTAACCGGGCCTCAAAGCAGGCCCTGAGCAGTCTGCTGGACCAGAGGGACCCAAGGGAGGTTGAAAACACAGAGAGTACCGCAACCAGTCAGGGCTACTTGGAAAACTCACCAGGGAATCCCAGCAAGAGGCCTCGCAGAGACTGGACCACAGACGCCTGCACCGATGCTTCACCCGGGTTGATGGTGGACCGGGACTCGGGCGAGCACTGGGTCCATGAGGATTGCAGCATCTGGTCTGCTGGTGTCTTCCTGATCAAAGGGAGGCTGTATGGACTGGAGGAGGTCCTCAGGCTCACAGAGGAAACG GTGTGTTCCTGCTGCCACAAGGTGGGAGCCACACTGGGATGTTTCTTTAAGGGATGCTGCAATAAGTACCACTACCCCTGTGCCCTGCAGTCAG actGTCTACTGAGTGAGGACAACTTTTCCATGAGATGTCCTAAGCACAAGGTA AACAAGTCATCCCGACCTGTCACCAGATGA
- the LOC105910908 gene encoding uncharacterized protein CG5098-like isoform X2: MEPLNQSKVRHLQDALDLSMTCKKSHISSSSTETWCDLGTADPSPMGFSGVRAEHHISQPCPEISPQDVYAKPVLRTSCNANPRLGSQSRFNRHLPASHFPSAVYNCKAELPKKGNGGGRNCVNSRQEVQHPSSRPQRVDHQNGLNSHVPIPKADGKKAMGPIGHNSHQTNSSTPCVSKTISPSKSYKTAVESSIGTPPKLPLHNVSYRAITLQGHKVNPIHEKVMAKHITEVRHSSSPVCLDSDDSDVIEVPVSNCNKNTPNPQISTSQLLSACADSHESGQFLDSHTNTNTTASTGECGDDAVYVRTNEHSTSGAVAAQSPKPTSSNASSDGSTGDHQRATEANAQSTPKQQQKIESLAKQSKATPGKAPSGAIPPAKRRRKKHRQGPSSASSMFSPQEPEIKLKYASQSQKEEKRDSRADGNFCPYVHMELRESSACTVVNCQEEDEVMQKRRHKRSAPPLRPTQTSGVVPSTSCLRLGRLNADSRGRPMQTCCLCGWPANSMGLGDLHGPYLPSECNRASKQALSSLLDQRDPREVENTESTATSQGYLENSPGNPSKRPRRDWTTDACTDASPGLMVDRDSGEHWVHEDCSIWSAGVFLIKGRLYGLEEVLRLTEETVCSCCHKVGATLGCFFKGCCNKYHYPCALQSDCLLSEDNFSMRCPKHKNKSSRPVTR, encoded by the exons ATGGAACCTCTGAACCAGTCTAAAGTGAGGCATCTGCAAGATGCTTTGGACCTTTCAATGACTTGCAAAAAAAGCCACATTAGTTCAAGTTCCACTGAAACTTGGTGTGATCTTGGCACAGCTGACCCAAGTCCAATGGGTTTTTCAGGTGTCAGAGCAGAACATCATATTTCCCAGCCTTGTCCGGAGATTTCACCACAGGATGTTTATGCTAAACCTGTTCTTAGGACGTCATGTAATGCAAACCCTCGTTTGGGCTCCCAAAGCAGGTTCAACAGACACCTGCCTGCTTCTCATTTCCCCTCTGCAGTTTACAACTGCAAGGCAGAATTACCGAAGAAAGGAAATGGAGGTGGTCGGAATTGTGTTAATAGTCGTCAGGAAGTGCAGCACCCCTCAAGTAGACCTCAGAGAGTGGATCACCAAAATGGACTTAACAGCCATGTGCCAATCCCAAAGGCAGATGGGAAAAAAGCTATGGGCCCCATTGGACATAACAGTCATCAGACTAATTCTTCAACACCCTGTGTGTCCAAAACTATATCACCATCTAAGAGCTATAAGACTGCTGTTGAAAGTAGTATTGGTACTCCACCTAAGCTGCCATTGCATAATGTCTCATATCGAGCCATCACTTTGCAGGGTCACAAGGTCAACCCGATTCATGAAAAGGTCATGGCTAAGCACATTACTGAGGTCAGACATTCCTCCTCCCCTGTATGCCTCGACAGTGATGACAGTGATGTCATAGAGGTGCCTGTGTCCAACTGTAACAAAAACACCCCAAATCCTCAAATATCCACGAGCCAACTGCTATCAGCATGTGCTGACAGCCATGAAAGTGGACAGTTTCTTGatagccacacaaacacaaataccacCGCTTCTACAGGAGAATGTGGAGATGATGCCGTGTACGTTCGGACAAATGAACACTCTACCTCAGGTGCTGTTGCTGCACAGTCCCCAAAACCCACATCGAGCAATGCATCCTCTGACGGGAGCACTGGAGACCATCAGAGAGCAACGGAAGCGAACGCACAATCGACACcaaagcagcagcagaagatTGAAAGCCTTGCAAAGCAGTCCAAGGCCACGCCTGGCAAAGCCCCGTCCGGTGCCATCCCTCCTGCCAAGCGCAGACGGAAGAAGCACCGCCAGGGCccgtcctctgcctcctccatgTTCTCACCTCAGGAGCCAGAAATCAAGCTGAAGTACGCTAGCCAGAgccagaaggaggagaagagggacagCCGGGCGGACGGCAACTTCTGCCCCTACGTGCACATGGAGCTCAGGGAGTCTTCTGCCTGCACCGTGGTCAATTGCCAAGAGGAGGACGAGGTGATGCAGAAGAGGAGGCACAAACGCTCTGCTCCTCCGCTGAGGCCCACGCAGACCTCGGGGGTCGTCCCCAGTACCTCCTGCCTGCGCCTGGGCCGCCTGAACGCTGACAGCAGGGGGAGGCCCATGCAGACCTGCTGCCTGTGCGGCTGGCCTGCCAACAGCATGGGCCTGGGGGACTTGCACGGACCATACCTCCCCTCCGAATGTAACCGGGCCTCAAAGCAGGCCCTGAGCAGTCTGCTGGACCAGAGGGACCCAAGGGAGGTTGAAAACACAGAGAGTACCGCAACCAGTCAGGGCTACTTGGAAAACTCACCAGGGAATCCCAGCAAGAGGCCTCGCAGAGACTGGACCACAGACGCCTGCACCGATGCTTCACCCGGGTTGATGGTGGACCGGGACTCGGGCGAGCACTGGGTCCATGAGGATTGCAGCATCTGGTCTGCTGGTGTCTTCCTGATCAAAGGGAGGCTGTATGGACTGGAGGAGGTCCTCAGGCTCACAGAGGAAACG GTGTGTTCCTGCTGCCACAAGGTGGGAGCCACACTGGGATGTTTCTTTAAGGGATGCTGCAATAAGTACCACTACCCCTGTGCCCTGCAGTCAG actGTCTACTGAGTGAGGACAACTTTTCCATGAGATGTCCTAAGCACAAG AACAAGTCATCCCGACCTGTCACCAGATGA
- the LOC105910914 gene encoding myosin phosphatase Rho-interacting protein-like yields the protein MSAMKMETFCNKFQANIFSKSKCQNCFKSRELHLRTNEDLNQAKPVYGGWLCLAPEGTDFGNPAQRSRKWQRRFFILYEHGSLHFALDESPSTLPQGTVNMNLCMDVVDAETKTGQRNALCIVTPDQEFYIRGENKDIINGWCEQLVVYPLTNKQNRKKTKSKEKPPVATQVSKSVEQPGVTCRILADSSEQSSSQEEDRSPRGEPGSGDKVIAVHSTSQRSVHPAVDSALHAEGVVHFQKAPIQASLPSSGSGCLGKDSLPFPLPGSQVRDCLSLLDSEVNANSHAESQTVTSPQSAPASPVCASSPGARSGERGQEELASIPEKSETLVLGAAWRAGEDVQEESQIINSSSSRQARLKGSDAPPSPERRGMSPDHRTSESVMTPDLLNFKKGWLMNLEEPNQWKKNWFVLSTHKLRYYKDSVAEEVSELVGEIDLTTCHQVTEHQIQRNYGFQIHTQTLVHTLAAMTAGIRRNWIQALAKNVRPSNARDVTNLSDDLCPFGSSAGALFEPDLTRDSLSPEVSVKMRHAVKSRSGQRRREGGHAKPCGGAAHRLPKRASFPKGNEQEQREVPVEVWAVERRRRRREERRKRYESVMGSVFEPGCQEDVQGGTGMPCTHQSSLEQQQRAQEIEERWQQVEEAAIREERRVPLYPDPQVKDMSQLERLLHNYQRRVEELTAQLAGSSCHREELNTMLDQQMSSTWVQLESSDVQESEDIPVKMDPSPYSSHVSSLTDKYNETKELLRLEEVRRQLMQEQLGFVNPSITEQSSLASLCDGGADNGQESITSEAGCSELLEHVSFASFEELRSLAVGQVRESTSQREAEDQVCLEAEKRIIQEVVTLTHQNEALNQRNQEMVHQLTEADREIERLRAELSRSHDGQPHLPTLEELNSARVEYLEDELRGKCLELHEVQAQLAAQKQELRDTLREVTLMGLGFQECTKTDDPSPKPLQEASEDPREDQLDGAELRAIDAQDQRTLKSVMPYCQRDEVIPSQVLLDVQRTQKNKTESEEQASTGPISEENSIQCLVEEIQTRSEALGKLLKVTGETDVPELLPSASERQDVDINQSITRKLRLEEEIWATLFNLLKANPTHCSEADVSDSLTAKLAGAKLEEIKLYLSAHKHFSLSPINSQIVSTAPEACRTRTNDGSVLLQSDITGAETAEISAEVSKQRTERILSLYRRLCNDSLWRDLRESVQAKASLLNCIASSLDSSANADLRFTVQGLCHLWRRESDPEIQATGSEFLSAYIIGRLEAVQEKCVQTEVGSWGNEESCENCLVLRRENEALHARLSGTENQRSEGHVHDEKIPVDSGCSDEAQMKAVGQEMMENLLYDVSSKQMKTEGPRDFVVDAVLIKAEELTGAPDSEYQSDIRPVAPMVPVSRAPEPESVLPLRGDLTQSSRDECEGSTSSPQEQHWRDLESLKAMCEQGFGVMEEAHQRALAELQLQHQREQAQLQKDKEQLLAEETAATLAAIEAMKRFHQKELEKVLQGTRLENSITGNADLEEILKRHSEELSSTQRELDAVSQQYSLKCLESAHLAQGLEAERRALQQCQRQYQEISARHQELSGGLAIEKILPSSLSKEALCPILQEKILYEFQIGLRVKRAEVDCLTQEICSLKEELQAAQRDKRYASEKCTDMHTELSATRAKAQRDIEELREHLQLMYKAMGACSVEEHLDMGGND from the exons ATGTCAGCGATGAAAATGGAGACGTTTTGTAACAAATTCCAAGCGAATATCTTCAGTAAAAGCAAATGTCAAAACTGCTTCAAATCTCGTGAACTGCACCTGAGGACCAATGAAGATTTAAATCAG gCAAAGCCTGTCTATGGAGGCTGGTTATGTCTTGCTCCAGAGGGTACTGACTTTGGCAACCCAGCGCAGCGATCCAGG AAATGGCAACGCAGATTCTTCATTCTCTATGAACACGGCAGTCTGCATTTCGCTCTGGATGAGTCG CCAAGCACTCTTCCACAAGGGACCGTGAACATGAACCTGTGCATGGATGTGGTTGATGCGGAGACTAAGACAGGGCAGAGGAATGCACTATGCATCGTCACCCCTGACCAGGAGTTCTACATCCGTGGAGAAAACAAGGACATCATAAATGG ATGGTGTGAGCAGCTAGTGGTCTACCCACTCACCAACAAGCAGAACCGCAAGAAGAccaaaagtaaagagaaaccTCCCGTAGCCACACAG GTGTCTAAAAGCGTGGAGCAGCCGGGCGTCACCTGTAGGATCTTGGCAGACTCATCAGAGCAGAGCTCCAGccaagaggaggacaggagccCCAGAGGAGAGCCTGGCTCAG GAGACAAAGTGATCGCAGTTCACTCGACCAGCCAGAGAAGTGTTCACCCAGCAGTGGATAGTGCTCTTCATGCTGAGGGTGTCGTCCACTTCCAGAAGGCTCCTATTCAGGCCTCGCTCCCCAGCTCGGGCTCTGGCTGCCTGGGAAAGGACTCTCTGCCTTTCCCCCTCCCTGGCTCCCAGGTCAGAGATTGTCTCAGCCTCCTGGACTCTGAGGTGAATGCAAACAGCCACGCAGAGAGTCAAACGGTGACTTCACCGCAGTCGGCTCCTGCCAGCCCTGTTTGTGCAAGCAGCCCTGGGGccaggagtggagagagggggcaggaagAGCTGGCCTCCATCCCAGAGAAAAG tgaaactCTAGTTCTGGGAGCAGCATGGCGGGCTGGAGAGGATGTGCAAGAAGAGAGTCAGatcatcaacagcagcagtagcaggcaGGCAAGACTG AAAGGTTCTGATGCGCCCCCTTCACCTGAGAGAAGGGGGATGTCACCTGACCACAGGACATCGGAGTCTGTCATGACG CCAGATCTCCTGAACTTTAAGAAAGGCTGGCTCATGAATTTGGAAGAGCCGAATCAG TGGAAAAAGAACTGGTTTGTACTGTCCACTCACAAACTGCGCTACTACAAGGACTCCGTAGCTGAGGAG GTGTCGGAACTCGTGGGAGAGATAGACCTCACCACCTGCCATCAAGTCACTGAGCACCAAATCCAGAGGAACTACGGCTTTCAGATTCAT acacagacactggtgCACACGTTGGCAGCCATGACCGCAGGCATACGCCGGAACTGGATCCAAGCCCTGGCCAAAAACGTGCGCCCCTCCAACGCACGGGACGTCACGAA tctcTCCGATGACCTTTGCCCCTTCGGTTCCTCGGCGGGAGCTCTGTTCGAGCCAGACCTGACCCGGGACTCGCTTTCCCCAGAGGTGTCAGTGAAGATGCGCCACGCGGTGAAGAGTCGTAGCGGCCAAAGGAGACGTGAGGGAGGCCACGCCAAGCCCTGCGGTGGAGCCGCGCACCGGCTCCCCAAGCGTGCATCATTCCCCAAAGGCAACGAGCAGGAGCAAAGGGAGGTGCCGGTGGAGGTGTGGGCAGTGGAGAGGCGGCGGAGGAGGCGCGAGGAGCGCAGGAAACGCTACGAGAGCGTCATGGGCTCCGTTTTTGAGCCGGGATGCCAGGAGGACGTCCAGGGCGGCACGGGCATGCCATGTACCCACCAGAGCTccctggagcagcagcagagggcGCAGGAGATCGAGGAGCGCTggcagcaggtggaggaggcggccataagggaggagaggagggtgccGCTCTACCCAGACCCCCAGGTCAAGGACATGAGCCAGCTGGAGAGACTGTTGCACAACTACCAGAGAAGA GTGGAGGAGCTGACTGCTCAGCTGGCTGGGTCTTCTTGTCACAGAGAGGAGCTAAACACAATGCTGGACCAACAGATGAGCTCTACTTGGGTCCAG CTAGAGAGCAGTGACGTCCAGGAGAGTGAAGATATTCCAGTGAAGATGGACCCAAGTCCTTACAGTAGTCATGTGTCAAGTCTAACAGATAAGTACAACGAGACTAAAGAGCTACTTCGGCTGGAGGAAGTACGAAGGCAGCTCATGCAGGAACAGCTTGGCTTCGTCAATCCGTCCATCACAGAGCAGAGCTCACTGGCTTCACTGTGTGATGGTGGAGCAGATAATGGACAAGAAAGCATCACTAGTGAAGCTGGCTGTTCTGAGCTGCTGGAGCACGTGAGCTTCGCAAGCTTTGAGGAGCTTCGCTCTTTGGCTGtgggacaggtgagagagagcacaagtcAACGTGAGGCAGAAGACCAAGTTTGCTTAGAAGCAGAGAAGAGGATCATCCAGGAAGTGGTGACCCTGACTCACCAAAATGAAGCCCTTAACCAGCGCAACCAAGAAATGGTCCACCAGCTGACAGAGGCCGACCGAGAGATAGAAAGACTCCGAGCGGAACTCAGTCGGAGTCACGATGGCCAACCACATCTGCCCACACTGGAGGAGCTGAACAGCGCCAGAGTGGAGTATCTTGAAGACGAGCTCAGAGGGAAATGTCTAGAGCTGCATGAGGTCCAAGCCCAGCTGGCTGCACAGAAACAGGAACTGAGAGACACTTTAAGAGAAGTCACACTGATGGGCTTAGGCTTTCAGGAGTGTACAAAAACAGATGATCCTTCACCTAAACCTTTACAGGAGGCTTCAGAGGACCCGCGGGAAGACCAGCTTGATGGCGCAGAACTACGTGCCATAGATGCCCAGGACCAACGAACCCTTAAATCGGTGATGCCATACTGCCAGAGAGATGAAGTCATACCATCACAGGTGCTCCTAGATGTACAAAGAACTCAGAAGAATAAAACTGAGTCAGAGGAGCAGGCTAGTACTGGACCCATTTCAGAGGAAAACAGTATTCAGTGTCTGGTGGAAGAAATCCAAACGAGGTCTGAAGCACTTGGCAAACTGCTGAAGGTGACAGGAGAGACTGATGTGCCCGAGCTGCTGCCCTCTGCATCAGAAAGACAGGATGTTGACATAAATCAGAGCATTACCAGGAAGCTTCGGTTAGAGGAGGAGATCTGGGCAACACTATTTAACCTCCTCAAAGCCAACCCGACGCATTGTAGTGAGGCCGACGTCTCCGACAGCCTGACAGCTAAGCTGGCCGGTGCCAAATTGGAGGAGATTAAACTGTACCTCTCCGCACAcaagcatttctctctctcgccgaTCAATTCACAGATCGTTAGCACAGCTCCTGAAGCCTGCCGGACTCGGACAAATGATGGCTCAGTTCTCCTGCAGTCAGACATCACAGGGGCTGAAACCGCTGAGATATCCGCGGAGGTGTCAAAGCAGAGAACGGAGAGGATATTGAGTTTGTACAGACGGCTTTGTAATGACAGCCTTTGGAGGGATTTGAGGGAGAGCGTGCAGGCGAAAGCTTCCCTGTTAAACTGCATTGCGTCCAGCCTTGATTCTTCTGCGAACGCGGATCTGCGATTCACAGTGCAAGGTCTGTGCCATCTGTGGCGCAGGGAAAGTGACCCTGAGATTCAGGCTACAGGTTCTGAGTTTCTCTCGGCTTACATCATCGGGCGGCTTGAGGCCGTgcaggagaagtgtgtgcagACTGAGGTGGGCTCATGGGGGAATGAGGAGAGCTGTGAGAACTGTCTGGTACTGAGGCGCGAAAATGAAGCGCTCCATGCCAGACTGTCAGGCACGGAAAATCAGAGGTCAGAAGGTCACGTGCATGATGAGAAAATCCCCGTAGACTCCGGTTGCTCAGATGAAGCTCAGATGAAAGCTGTGGGCCAGGAGATGATGGAAAATCTTCTTTATGATGTCagttcaaaacagatgaaaacaGAAGGGCCCAGAGACTTTGTAGTGGATGCTGTGCTGATTAAGGCAGAGGAACTGACTGGGGCTCCTGACTCCGAATATCAGTCTGATATTAGGCCTGTGGCTCCCATGGTTCCTGTGAGTAGAGCACCAGAGCCCGAATCTGTGTTGCCCTTGAGAGGAGACCTGACTCAATCaagcagagatgagtgtgaagGAAGCACGTCTTCTCCTCAGGAACAGCACTGGAGAGACTTGGAAAGCCTGAAG GCCATGTGTGAGCAGGGCTTTGGGGTCATGGAGGAGGCCCACCAGAGGGCCCTGGCTGAGCTGCAGCTCCAGCACCAGCGAGAACAGGCCCAGCTCCAGAAGGACAAGGAGCAGCTGCTGGCCGAGGAAACAGCTGCCACCCTGGCAG CAATTGAGGCCATGAAAAGATTCCATCAGAAAGAACTGGAAAAGGTTCTTCAGGGTACGCGTCTAGAAAACAGCATCACAGGAAATGCAGACCTGGAAGAGATACTAAAGAGACACAG CGAGGAGCTGTCCTCTACCCAGCGTGAGCTGGACGCGGTGTCCCAGCAGTACTCTCTGAAGTGTCTGGAGAGTGCCCACCTGGCACAGGGTCTGGAGGCAGAGCGCCGGGCCCTGCAGCAGTGCCAACGCCAGTACCAAGAGATTAGTGCCCGCCACCAG GAGTTGAGTGGTGGTCTTGCCATAGAGAAAATCTTACCATCTTCACTCTCCAAAGAGGCTCTCTGTCCCATCCTACAAGAGAAAATCTTGTATGAATTCCAG ATTGGCCTGCGCGTGAAGCGAGCCGAGGTGGACTGCCTGACGCAGGAGATCTGCTCCCTGAAAGAGGAGCTCCAGGCGGCCCAGAGA GACAAGAGGTATGCTTCTGAGAagtgcacagacatgcacacagagctCAGTGCGACCAGAGCCAAGGCCCAACGCGACATTGAGGAGCTAAGGGAGCATCTGCAACTGATGTACAAGGCTATGGGAGCCTGTTCAGTGGAGGAGCACTTGGATATGGGTGGTAATGACTGA
- the LOC105910941 gene encoding splicing factor U2AF 65 kDa subunit-like encodes MSEFEEFEKQLSENRQEREKEQHKRRSRSSSPSRSDKHRNWSKDRGSRDKRSRSRDRKSGDRRSNSRDHKKHSYSPRRTRKKKAYKYWDVPPSGFEHITPLQYKAMQAAGQIPTIALLATSSTSGVAVTPTQVPLVGSQMTRQARRLYVGNIPFGVTEESMAEFFNAQMRLAGLSQAPSNPVLAVQINQDKNFAFLEFRSVDETTQAMAFDGIPFQGQCLKIRRPHDYRPLPGIAEQPAFHVPGVVSTVVSDSPHKLFIGGLPNYLNDDQVPLSCSLVQVKELLTSFGPLKAFNLVKDSATSLSKGYAFCEYVDISATDQAVAGLNGMQLGDKKLIVQRASVGAKNANPTAVIEMPVMLQVPGLQKLQNSGLPTEVLCLLNMVMPEELVDDEDYEEILEDIREECCKYGSLRSIEIPRPVDGVEVPGCGKIFVEYASAAECQKAMQALTGRKFANRMVVTKYYDPDMYHRHEF; translated from the exons agagagagaaggaacagcACAAGAGAAGGAGCCGTAGCAGTTCGCCCAGCCGTAGCGACAAACACCGCAATTGGAGCAAAGACCGGGGCAGTCGGGATAAACGCAGTCGCAGCAGGGACCGCAAGAGCGGCGACAGGAGGAGTAATTCCAGAGATCATAAAAAGCACAG TTATTCTCCACGGAGAACAAGGAAGAAAAAGGCATACAAGTACTGGGACGTGCCTCCTTCTGGCTTCGAACACATCACTCCCCTGCAGTACAAGGCCATGCAAG CTGCTGGCCAGATCCCCACAATAGCACTGCTGGCGACTTCCAGCACAAGCGGAGTGGCTGTGACACCCACACAAGTGCCTCTTGTGGGAAGTCAGATGACCAGACAGGCCCGACGCCTCTATGTTGGCAATATTCCTTTTGGTGTGACTGAG GAGTCCATGGCAGAGTTTTTCAATGCCCAGATGCGACTGGCTGGCCTCTCCCAAGCCCCCAGTAACCCTGTGCTGGCCGTACAGATCAATCAAGACAAGAATTTTGCATTTTTAGAA TTCCGGTCTGTAGACGAAACCACCCAGGCCATGGCGTTTGATGGAATCCCCTTCCAGGGGCAGTGTCTAAAGATCAGACGGCCGCACGATTACCGCCCCCTTCCAGGGATTGCGGAGCAGCCAGCTTTTCATGTACCAG GTGTTGTATCCACAGTGGTTTCAGACTCCCCACATAAACTCTTTATTGGAGGACTCCCCAATTACCTCAATGATGACCAGGTAC ctctctcctgctctcttgtGCAGGTTAAGGAGCTCTTGACATCCTTCGGTCCTCTCAAAGCTTTCAACCTTGTCAAAGACAGTGCCACATCACTGTCCAAAGGTTACGCTTTCTGTGAGTACGTGGACATCAGCGCCACCGATCAG GCGGTGGCTGGTCTGAACGGTATGCAGCTGGGCGACAAAAAGCTCATTGTCCAGAGGGCGAGCGTGGGGGCCAAGAACGCTAATCCG ACGGCTGTTATTGAGATGCCGGTGATGCTGCAGGTGCCAGGATTGCAGAAGCTGCAGAACTCGGGCCTGCCAACTGAGGTGCTGTGTCTGCTCAACATGGTCATGCCCGAGGAGCTGGTGGACGACGAGGACTACGAAGAGATCCTGGAGGACATCCGGGAGGAATGCTGCAAGTACGGCTCTCTGCGCTCCATTGAGATTCCGCGACCCGTGGACGGAGTGGAGGTCCCGGGCTGTGGAAAG ATCTTTGTGGAATATGCGTCTGCAGCTGAATGTCAAAAGGCTATGCAAGCATTAACTGGACGCAAGTTTGCTAACAGGATGGTCGTCACCAAATACTATGACCCCGACATGTATCACAGACACGAGTTctaa